The window GCCTGTCCAACTCCGGCGACGAGCAGCGCGCGCGCCACCAGTTGCTCAGCTACCAGCTCGAAGAACTGGAAAACCTCGCCCTCGGCGAAAACGAACTGGAAGAGCTGGAACAGGAACACAAGAACCTGACCAACGCCGAGACCCTGCTCGGTGTCTGCCGCCAGGTGGTCGAGCAATGCAGCGAGAGCGATTCGGGCAACGTGCTGCACGCCCTCACCTCCTGCCTCAATCGCCTGACCAGCGTCAGCAACGGCTCCGGCGCATTGGGTGAAGCCGCCAACCTGCTGGCCAGCGCGCAGATCCAGGTGGAAGAAGCCGTCGGCGAATTGAACCGCTTCGTCGACCACTTCGACGCCGACCCGGGCCGCCTGCAGTATCTCGAGGAACGCCTGGATGCCATCTATACCCTGGCACGCAAGCACCGCATCCAGCCGACCGAAGTGGCGACCCTGCAGCAGAAGCTGCTGGACGAAATCGAAACCATGAACGCCAACGACGAGGCCATCGAACGCCTCGGCGAAGAACTGACCGCCTACGCCCGACATTACCAGGAACGCGCCCGCGAACTCAGCGAACTGCGCCGCGAAGCCGCCACCGGCCTGGCCAGCGCGGTCGAACAGGAAATCCAGCGTCTGGGCATGCCCGGCGGACGCTTCAACATCGAGTTGCACGCCAACACCAGCGACGAGCCGCTGCCCTATGGCCTTGAACAGGTCGAACTACTGGTCAGCGCCAACCCGGGGCAGCCGCTGAAAGCCCTGGCCAAGGTCGCCTCGGGTGGCGAGCTGTCGCGCATCAGCCTGGCGATCCAGGTGATCACCGCACAGACCTCGCGCATCCCGACCCTGGTATTCGACGAAGTGGACGTGGGCATCGGCGGCCCGACGGCGGAAATCGTCGGCCAACTGCTGCGACGCCTCGGCGACCGCGGGCAGGTGCTGACCGTGACCCACCTGCCGCAAGTTGCCGCCCAGGGCCACCATCATCTATTCGTACACAAGGTTCGCGGCAGCAATGCCACGCACACGGCCGTGTCCAAGCTGGGCAAGACCGAGCGGGTCGAGGAAGTCGCGCGCATGCTCGGCGGCATCGACCTCACCAAGGAATCCCTCGCTCACGCGAAGAAGATGGTGGTCACGGCCAAAAGCTGAATGGAGGCCAATCTCCAAGCCGGAACATTTCTGGTAATAAAAAAGCACGAAGGCGACCCTGGGGTCGCCTTCGCTCGCTTCACCGGACCTGAATCCGTAACGCAGGATTACTTCTTCTTGCGTACGTGCAGCACCAGGTTGTGATCGATCAGCTCAAAGCCATGCTCTTCGGCAATGGCGCGCTGCAGCTTCTCGATTTCCGGGTTGATGAACTCGATGACTTCACCGGTATCCACGTTCACCATGTGATCGTGATGCTCGCCGTCCGCCAGCTCGAACACGGCATGGCCGCCATCGAAGTTGTGACGGACCACCAGCCCGGCCGCTTCGAATTGGGTCAATACACGGTAGACCGTCGCCAGGCCGACATCCTCGCCAGCTTCCATCAACGCCTTGTACACATCCTCGGCGCTCATGTGACGCTGCTCGGTGGAATCGAGCATCTGTAGAATCTTGACCCGTGGCAGAGTCACTTTTAAGCCAGCTTTGCGTAGTTCGCTATTTTCAACCATGGTCAGCTTTCTCGCCGATGCTGCTTCGCAGCTTCTCTTAATACGGGTATGATCGGGGTTTACGTTGTCCCAGCCAAGATAGTGGAAGTCGCCCACCGATGCAAAACACCAAGCTCTTGCTAACCAGTTTCACCTTAGTGGGACTGCTCGCACTCGCCGGTTGTTCATTCCCCGGGGTTTACAAAATCGACATCCAACAGGGCAATGTCGTCACGCAGGACATGATAGACCAGTTGCGCCCGGGAATGACCCGACGGCAAGTACGGTTTATCATGGGCAACCCCCTGTTGACCGACACATTCCACGCCAATCGCTGGGATTACCTGTACAGCCTGCAGCCTGGTGGCGGTGAGCGCCAGCAGGAACGTGTCAGCCTGATTTTCAGTGACGACGACAAGCTCATGAGCCTGGCGGGCGACTTCATGCCCGGCGTGAGCCGTGACGAAGCCATTCTCGGCAAGGACAGCGGCACGACGGTCGAAGCTCCGGCGCAGAACGTCGAAACACCGAAGAAGAAAGAGAAGCCAGCCAAGCCAGGTTCGCTGCTCGATCAGATCCAGAAAGACGTCGATGGCGTGAAAACCGTGCCGGTTCCGACCCCGGAGCCGCTGGATACCTCACCGCAGTAATATCGCGACGCAAAAAAAGCCCGGCATGTCCGGGCTTTTTTATTTGTTGATGCCCCGTCCTGAATAAGGTTTTGATCGTTCCCACGCTCCGCGTGGGAATGCCTCTCTAGCCGCTCGGCGTCTGCCGTTGTGACGCATAGCGTCACCGGCTGCGTTCCCACGCAGGAGCGTGGGAACGATCGAAAGCAGCCTCGACACCCTACGGAGCAGCCAATCGCGAGAAAAGCCTGCTGACAGCGGTCAGCAGGTTTACCGTGATGAAAGCCGAACTCTCGGGATAAGAGCAGGTTTTGTGGCGAGCGGGCTTGCCCGCGCTCGGCTGCAACGCAGCCGCAGCCGTATCGCCTGAGACGGCGCAACCCGCAGGTTTTGGGGTGCTTTGCACCCAGCGCGGGCAAGCCCGCTCGCCACACTGAGCAGCCTGCACCATAGGCAATATCACCCTGCCTAGTCCTGAATAAGGTTTTGATCATTCCCACGCTCCGCGTGGGAATGCCTCTCTAGACGCTCGGCGTCTGCCGTTGTGACGCATAGCGTCACCGGCTGCGTTCCCACGCAGGGGCGTGGGAACGATCGATGCGCCTACAAGTTCTGCGCCCGAGCCTTGGCCGCCTTCTCCGCCCGTAGCCGCCTCACCTCTTTCGGATCCGCCAGCAGCGGTCGATAGATCTCGATACGATCTCCCTCGACCACGACCCTGACCTCCGGGTCATTCACCACCTTGCCGAAAATCCCCAACGGGCAACCCGACAGATCCACCCCGGGAAACTGCTCGGCCATCCCCGACAAGCCAACTGCCGCCCGCAAGGTCGTCC of the Pseudomonas vanderleydeniana genome contains:
- the recN gene encoding DNA repair protein RecN; the protein is MLVHLSVHNYAIVEHLDLELDRGMSVITGETGAGKSIMLDALGLTLGDRADSGVVRPGADKADILATFDLQDIPEARSWLAERDLDSDGPCILRRVITAEGRSRGYINGSTCPLGDLKALGELLIDIHSQHEHQSLLKTDTHRRLLDEYAGATDLARQVQLAAQRWRQTRQELERLSNSGDEQRARHQLLSYQLEELENLALGENELEELEQEHKNLTNAETLLGVCRQVVEQCSESDSGNVLHALTSCLNRLTSVSNGSGALGEAANLLASAQIQVEEAVGELNRFVDHFDADPGRLQYLEERLDAIYTLARKHRIQPTEVATLQQKLLDEIETMNANDEAIERLGEELTAYARHYQERARELSELRREAATGLASAVEQEIQRLGMPGGRFNIELHANTSDEPLPYGLEQVELLVSANPGQPLKALAKVASGGELSRISLAIQVITAQTSRIPTLVFDEVDVGIGGPTAEIVGQLLRRLGDRGQVLTVTHLPQVAAQGHHHLFVHKVRGSNATHTAVSKLGKTERVEEVARMLGGIDLTKESLAHAKKMVVTAKS
- the fur gene encoding ferric iron uptake transcriptional regulator, with translation MVENSELRKAGLKVTLPRVKILQMLDSTEQRHMSAEDVYKALMEAGEDVGLATVYRVLTQFEAAGLVVRHNFDGGHAVFELADGEHHDHMVNVDTGEVIEFINPEIEKLQRAIAEEHGFELIDHNLVLHVRKKK
- a CDS encoding outer membrane protein assembly factor BamE, with the protein product MQNTKLLLTSFTLVGLLALAGCSFPGVYKIDIQQGNVVTQDMIDQLRPGMTRRQVRFIMGNPLLTDTFHANRWDYLYSLQPGGGERQQERVSLIFSDDDKLMSLAGDFMPGVSRDEAILGKDSGTTVEAPAQNVETPKKKEKPAKPGSLLDQIQKDVDGVKTVPVPTPEPLDTSPQ
- a CDS encoding RnfH family protein produces the protein MAESRVAIEVVYAEVGRQCLLEVSVPVGTTLRAAVGLSGMAEQFPGVDLSGCPLGIFGKVVNDPEVRVVVEGDRIEIYRPLLADPKEVRRLRAEKAAKARAQNL